One segment of Psychrobacter sp. JCM 18902 DNA contains the following:
- a CDS encoding DUF411 domain-containing protein, whose translation MTPLKIKSSLIFNRHLSKGLRGTLVLLAASSLFACSQPSSGVSDANTTSVTTENATAITLKEDEPNAKSAHMMTRSVSKPDLLKNVSATVYKDANCGCCKEWISHAEDNGLSATAQDVADLAVFKERYSVPTEMRSCHTVVTTDDYVFEGHVPAKYMAQFLENPPVQAMGLAVPGMPVGSPGMEYQNKFMPYQVMQLNKDGTTQVYADIESVEQQL comes from the coding sequence ATGACCCCCTTAAAAATAAAATCCAGTCTTATATTCAATCGTCATCTGTCTAAGGGGTTGCGTGGTACGCTGGTGTTACTTGCCGCCTCATCACTATTTGCTTGTAGCCAACCGAGTAGTGGCGTATCTGATGCAAACACAACATCAGTAACAACCGAAAATGCAACAGCTATCACTTTAAAGGAAGATGAACCAAACGCTAAAAGTGCTCACATGATGACAAGGTCAGTAAGTAAACCAGACCTACTAAAAAACGTCTCAGCTACGGTCTATAAAGATGCCAATTGCGGCTGCTGTAAAGAATGGATAAGTCATGCAGAAGATAATGGTCTAAGTGCAACCGCGCAAGATGTTGCGGACTTAGCCGTATTTAAAGAGCGCTACAGCGTTCCAACTGAGATGCGTTCTTGCCATACTGTAGTCACTACTGATGATTACGTCTTTGAAGGTCATGTACCTGCTAAGTATATGGCGCAGTTTTTAGAAAATCCGCCAGTACAAGCTATGGGTCTTGCCGTACCTGGCATGCCTGTTGGTAGCCCAGGTATGGAGTATCAAAATAAATTCATGCCCTATCAGGTTATGCAGCTCAATAAAGACGGGACGACCCAAGTTTATGCTGATATTGAATCGGTAGAGCAGCAATTATAG